One genomic region from Croceicoccus sp. YJ47 encodes:
- a CDS encoding PP2C family serine/threonine-protein phosphatase has product MASTDLSAMPDQFPSQTLRAVIGGYSAAGSKLRNDDAIAGKVPDGAAQRHFKGIVACIADGLSSARNADRAAQLAVLQFTRDYYDAPESWTVQNCAARLLASLSSWFHSQNRSGNADSEGFATTFTAIVARSTTAHIVHVGDTRCYRLRGGYGSPC; this is encoded by the coding sequence TTGGCCAGCACAGACCTGTCGGCAATGCCGGACCAGTTCCCCTCGCAGACTTTGCGTGCCGTCATCGGCGGTTACAGTGCCGCCGGTTCGAAGCTGCGCAACGACGACGCGATCGCCGGAAAAGTGCCGGACGGGGCTGCGCAGCGGCACTTCAAGGGTATTGTCGCCTGTATTGCGGACGGCCTGTCGAGCGCGCGCAACGCCGATCGCGCGGCGCAGCTCGCCGTCCTGCAATTCACGCGCGATTATTATGACGCGCCGGAAAGCTGGACGGTTCAGAATTGCGCCGCCCGCCTGCTCGCGTCACTCAGCAGCTGGTTCCATTCGCAGAACCGCTCCGGCAATGCCGACAGCGAAGGCTTCGCAACGACCTTCACCGCCATTGTGGCGCGTTCGACCACCGCGCATATCGTGCATGTCGGGGACACGCGCTGCTATCGCCTCAGGGGCGGCTACGGCTCACCCTGCTGA
- a CDS encoding NarK family nitrate/nitrite MFS transporter has translation MSTSFNLFSFTGKMRTLHFTWFAFFLTFVVWFNLAPMLQAIQETFDLTKDQVTTLLILNVALTIPARIVIGMLTDFYGPRKVYSALLVAAAIPCFAFALAETFVQLAVARFALGFIGAGFVIGIRMVSEWFPANELGTAEGIYGGWGNFGSAAAAFTLPTIALLFGGEDGWRWAIGLTGAMAMVYGFIYYFSVRDVPEGSKYFKPRNATAMEVTSQGDLWLLLVMKIPLYLALGATAWRLTNVGIFSDSTALAVYIGLAMLYAYDAILAIRANSSLFTAEVPEFQRYKFKQVAILNVLYFATFGSELAVVSMLPLFFADTFALSAVVAGMVASAYAFMNLMSRPGGGLLSDRFGRKSVLLILTGGLAIGYALMGIIDAAWPLWLAVVAAMACSFFVQAGEGAVFAVVPLIRRSLTGQIAGMTGAYGNVGAVIYLIVYSVVDASTFFFVIAGTAVVGFIALLFLEEPTGEIAEIDEHGTVTMIQVGRTVGEPQAV, from the coding sequence ATGTCGACATCGTTCAATCTGTTTTCATTCACAGGCAAGATGCGCACGCTGCATTTTACCTGGTTCGCGTTCTTCCTGACGTTCGTCGTCTGGTTCAACCTCGCGCCGATGCTTCAGGCGATCCAGGAGACTTTCGACCTGACCAAGGATCAGGTGACCACGCTCCTGATCCTCAATGTCGCGCTTACCATACCCGCGCGCATCGTGATCGGAATGCTCACCGATTTCTACGGCCCGCGAAAGGTCTATTCGGCGCTGCTGGTCGCCGCGGCGATACCGTGCTTCGCCTTTGCGCTCGCCGAAACTTTCGTTCAGCTTGCCGTGGCGCGTTTCGCGCTCGGCTTCATCGGCGCGGGCTTCGTCATCGGCATCCGAATGGTTTCCGAATGGTTTCCTGCCAACGAGCTGGGGACCGCAGAGGGCATTTATGGCGGATGGGGCAATTTCGGTTCTGCCGCCGCGGCCTTTACCCTGCCCACCATCGCCCTGCTGTTCGGGGGCGAGGACGGATGGCGCTGGGCGATCGGCCTGACCGGCGCGATGGCGATGGTCTACGGTTTCATCTATTATTTCAGCGTGCGGGACGTGCCGGAGGGGTCGAAATACTTCAAGCCGCGCAATGCCACCGCGATGGAAGTGACGTCGCAAGGCGATCTGTGGCTGCTGCTGGTGATGAAAATCCCGCTCTACCTCGCCCTCGGCGCGACGGCATGGCGCCTGACCAATGTCGGCATCTTCAGCGACAGCACCGCACTCGCCGTCTATATCGGCCTCGCCATGCTGTATGCGTATGACGCGATCCTGGCCATCCGCGCCAACAGCAGCCTCTTCACTGCGGAGGTTCCGGAATTTCAGCGGTACAAGTTCAAGCAGGTGGCGATCCTCAACGTCCTCTATTTCGCGACCTTCGGGTCGGAGCTTGCCGTTGTCTCGATGCTTCCGCTGTTCTTCGCCGACACGTTCGCCCTGTCGGCGGTGGTCGCGGGGATGGTCGCATCGGCCTATGCGTTCATGAATTTGATGTCGCGCCCCGGCGGCGGCCTGTTGTCCGACCGGTTCGGCCGCAAATCCGTGCTGCTGATCCTGACCGGGGGCCTTGCGATCGGCTATGCCTTGATGGGCATCATCGATGCGGCCTGGCCGCTATGGCTGGCGGTCGTTGCTGCCATGGCCTGCTCTTTCTTCGTGCAGGCGGGCGAGGGCGCGGTGTTCGCGGTGGTTCCGCTCATCAGGCGTTCGCTGACCGGGCAGATCGCGGGCATGACGGGCGCATACGGCAATGTGGGCGCGGTCATCTATCTTATCGTCTATTCGGTGGTGGACGCCTCGACCTTCTTCTTCGTCATCGCCGGCACCGCGGTTGTCGGTTTCATCGCGCTTCTCTTTCTGGAAGAACCGACCGGTGAGATTGCCGAGATTGACGAACACGGGACGGTGACCATGATCCAGGTCGGGCGAACCGTGGGCGAACCGCAGGCCGTGTGA